Proteins found in one Melospiza georgiana isolate bMelGeo1 chromosome 1, bMelGeo1.pri, whole genome shotgun sequence genomic segment:
- the LOC131080926 gene encoding uncharacterized protein LOC131080926 produces MVAGMLMPLERLRSILELLFREGVLVGERDGCPRRTHPQLPGVANVEVRRAMASLRSRGLVRQTAAWRHLYWYLTDAGVAHLRQYLRLPPDVVPRSLQRVPRPAAPRPEPRRAAAPAGAGTPRARPAAGDRLYRRKDEAQGHVEAAAVSAGQGLCQPPPQPGPAAGTDQCPGMRSWVGGTRAPLLPGGSGTRTSP; encoded by the coding sequence ATGGTGGCGGGGATGCTGATGCCGCTGGAGCGGCTCCgctccatcctggagctgctgtttcGCGAGGGTGTCCTGGTCGGGGAGCGGGACGGCTGCCCCCGGCGCACCCACCCGCAGCTGCCCGGCGTGGCCAACGTGGAGGTGCGGCGCGCCATGGCCTCGCTGCGCTCCCGCGGCCTCGTGCGACAGACGGCGGCCTGGCGACACCTCTACTGGTACCTGACGGACGCCGGGGTGGCCCACCTGCGCCAGTACCTGCGGCTGCCGCCGGACGTGGTGCCGCGCTCGCTGCAGCGCGTTccgcgccccgccgccccccggcccGAGCCCCGGCGCGCCGCTGCCCCGGCCGGCGCTGGCACCCCCCGGGCGCGTCCTGCCGCCGGTGACCGCCTCTACCGCAGGAAGGACGAGGCCCAGGGGCACGTGGAAGCCGCCGCCGTCAGCgcggggcaggggctgtgccagccgcccccccagcccggcccggccgcagGTACCGATCAGTGCCCCGGGATGCGCTCGTGGGTGGGGGGCACTCGAGCCccgctgctgccaggggggtcTGGGACAAGGACAAGTCCTTAA